The proteins below come from a single Dehalococcoidia bacterium genomic window:
- a CDS encoding DUF2520 domain-containing protein — MRDIDKSTPIGFIGAGAVGGSIAVALHNAGYPVVATASRTHASAQSLADRIPGCVPYRSQQKLVDSVGIVFITTPDDAISDVCESLKIREGQGVAHCSGAASLDLLDAAAEQGALVGAFHPLQAFSSVDEGVQNIPGVTFGIESAPEMHDYLEQMAHDIGGNPIFLRPEDKVLYHLTGVLMGNLLAVLASVAASVWPKFDHTRDEGIRALTPMMGAVARNLDANGVPQGVAGPYPRGDVGTIRKHLDALKSHAPEFLLLYCELALAGLPFAVEKGSLSEELSAEIEDRHIVRS, encoded by the coding sequence ATGAGAGACATCGACAAGTCCACACCCATTGGCTTCATCGGCGCCGGCGCGGTTGGAGGTTCAATCGCGGTGGCGTTGCACAATGCGGGATATCCCGTGGTTGCCACTGCCAGCCGGACTCACGCCTCGGCACAGTCTCTCGCAGACCGCATTCCGGGTTGCGTGCCCTACCGCAGCCAACAGAAGCTTGTCGACTCGGTGGGGATCGTGTTCATCACCACACCCGACGACGCGATTAGCGACGTATGCGAGTCGCTGAAGATTAGAGAGGGACAGGGCGTAGCACACTGCTCGGGCGCTGCGAGTCTCGATCTCCTCGACGCGGCCGCGGAGCAGGGCGCACTCGTAGGCGCGTTCCACCCGCTGCAAGCGTTCTCCTCAGTTGACGAAGGCGTACAGAACATCCCAGGAGTGACTTTCGGCATCGAGTCGGCCCCGGAGATGCATGACTACCTGGAGCAGATGGCACACGACATCGGGGGCAACCCGATCTTCCTGCGGCCCGAGGACAAGGTTCTCTATCATCTTACGGGCGTGCTGATGGGCAACCTGCTCGCGGTGCTCGCGTCCGTCGCAGCATCGGTATGGCCGAAGTTCGACCACACTCGCGACGAGGGCATCAGGGCGCTGACTCCCATGATGGGCGCGGTCGCAAGGAACCTGGACGCCAACGGAGTGCCCCAGGGCGTTGCCGGCCCCTACCCTCGCGGCGATGTCGGGACGATCCGTAAGCATCTCGACGCCCTGAAGTCGCACGCGCCAGAGTTCCTGCTGCTGTACTGCGAGCTGGCGCTGGCAGGGCTGCCTTTCGCTGTGGAGAAGGGATCTCTCAGCGAAGAGCTATCTGCCGAAATCGAAGACAGGCACATAGTCAGGTCATAA
- a CDS encoding P1 family peptidase: MSNPGITAVPGINVGHYTDPENATGCTVVLCEDGAVGGVDVRGSAPGTRETDLLSPTAMVDRVHAVLLSGGSAFGLAAATGVVEYLEEKGVGIEFGNATIPIVPAAILFDLGMVTHEVRPDARAGRLACEASHGGEVAEGTVGAGTGATVVKLLGRDRCIKGGIGTASVHLGNDVTVGAIVAVNAVGGVVDPETSQIVAGPLSDDGVTMLDSMSLITSPDFEGPQPPPGENTTIGVVATNATLTKSQANKLAAVAHDGLAMAVRPAHLMSDGDTIFALSTRQHEGPVNMNRLCAATAVSVSRAIVRAVQKATGLDGVKSVSELSE, encoded by the coding sequence ATGTCTAACCCCGGCATAACCGCAGTGCCTGGAATCAACGTCGGGCACTACACAGACCCCGAGAACGCAACCGGCTGCACGGTCGTATTGTGCGAAGACGGCGCCGTGGGCGGTGTGGACGTTCGCGGTTCTGCGCCCGGGACGCGTGAGACAGACCTGCTGTCGCCGACCGCGATGGTGGACAGGGTCCACGCGGTGCTTCTCAGCGGCGGCAGCGCCTTCGGACTGGCCGCTGCTACAGGCGTCGTCGAGTATCTCGAGGAGAAAGGCGTCGGCATCGAGTTCGGCAACGCCACCATACCGATAGTCCCCGCTGCGATTCTGTTCGACCTGGGAATGGTTACACACGAGGTCCGCCCAGACGCCAGGGCGGGAAGGCTCGCCTGCGAAGCATCCCACGGTGGCGAGGTCGCCGAGGGCACCGTCGGAGCAGGTACGGGAGCCACCGTCGTCAAGCTGCTGGGACGCGATAGATGCATCAAGGGCGGCATTGGAACGGCGAGTGTTCATCTAGGCAACGACGTGACAGTTGGCGCAATCGTCGCAGTCAACGCAGTCGGAGGCGTGGTCGACCCGGAGACATCACAGATCGTTGCCGGTCCACTCAGCGATGACGGCGTCACCATGCTGGACTCAATGAGTCTGATAACCAGTCCAGATTTCGAAGGCCCGCAGCCACCACCCGGAGAAAACACCACCATCGGCGTTGTAGCGACCAACGCGACACTGACAAAGTCGCAGGCCAACAAGCTGGCAGCGGTCGCCCACGACGGTCTCGCGATGGCTGTCAGGCCCGCACATCTGATGAGCGATGGTGATACCATATTTGCCCTGTCTACGCGGCAGCATGAAGGCCCGGTCAACATGAACCGTCTCTGCGCGGCAACGGCAGTGAGCGTAAGCAGGGCGATAGTGCGAGCCGTACAGAAGGCAACAGGACTAGACGGCGTGAAGTCCGTCTCTGAGTTATCTGAATGA